The Homo sapiens chromosome 6 genomic scaffold, GRCh38.p14 alternate locus group ALT_REF_LOCI_2 HSCHR6_MHC_COX_CTG1 genomic interval ATAAAGGAGCTAAGTAGAATGGTTGTAATTTTGTTTGCATCTACAAAATGTttgtatataataattatatttatggaTCTCCATGACCTAGGAATTACTTGcgtttgtaaaaattaaagaaaattagaaaacatatttaattgcCTTATTCACTCTAGTCTTTATCTATGACTTGCaattcctctttatttttgtagatttgtGGTGAAATCTCATCAGTTTCTTCAGGGCATCCTTCATGTCCTTATTTCTTAAGGTGTAAATGAGCGGGTTGAGACTTGGAGTGATGACGGTGTAAAAGAGGGTGAGGAACTTGCCCTGGTCTTTGGAAGCCCTGTTACCTGGTTGCAGGTACATGTAGATAATAGTTCCATAGAACATAGACACTACAGTAAGATGAGATCCACAGGTATTCATTGCTTTTCGCTGGCTTGCTTTTGACTTCGTTCTCAGCACAGCTTTGGCAATGTAGCCATAGGATATAAGAATAAGGATGAGAGGTGTGAGGACAATTATAATGCCTAAAGCGAAAACAGACATTTCAACTGTTGTGGTGTCTACACAAGCTATCTTGACCAGAGCTGGCAACTCACACAAGAAATGATCCAGAATGTTGTTTCCACATGTGGGCAAATTCAGAGTGAGTGTACATAATACTACAGAATTGGCCAAACTAATACTCCAGATCATGATAATCATCTTTAGACATAGATGTGGGTTCATGACTACAAAATAATGCAAGGGCTTACATATAGCTGTAAAACGATCATAGGACATAACAGCCAGGAGAAGGCACTCAACTGAGCCCAACCACATGTAAACATAGAGTTGGATGATACAACCCACATAGCTGATGGTCTTATCAGGTCCCCACAAGTTGACCAGCATCTGAGGGATGATGCTGGTTGTGAAACATAGATCTAGGAAAGATAAATTTCTGAGGAAAAAGTACATTGGTGTATGAAGCTGGGAATCCAGGAGAGATGCAAGAATGATGGCTGTGTTACCCACCAATGTAATTAAGTAGAAGATGGCGACAACTCCTGACAGGATCATCTCCATTTTTGGATGGTTAGAGAAGCCAAGCAGAATAAAACCATGTAAAGAACTATAATTGCTTTGGTCCATAGTCCTT includes:
- the OR2W1 gene encoding olfactory receptor 2W1 translates to MDQSNYSSLHGFILLGFSNHPKMEMILSGVVAIFYLITLVGNTAIILASLLDSQLHTPMYFFLRNLSFLDLCFTTSIIPQMLVNLWGPDKTISYVGCIIQLYVYMWLGSVECLLLAVMSYDRFTAICKPLHYFVVMNPHLCLKMIIMIWSISLANSVVLCTLTLNLPTCGNNILDHFLCELPALVKIACVDTTTVEMSVFALGIIIVLTPLILILISYGYIAKAVLRTKSKASQRKAMNTCGSHLTVVSMFYGTIIYMYLQPGNRASKDQGKFLTLFYTVITPSLNPLIYTLRNKDMKDALKKLMRFHHKSTKIKRNCKS